In the genome of Halictus rubicundus isolate RS-2024b chromosome 9, iyHalRubi1_principal, whole genome shotgun sequence, one region contains:
- the Ap-1sigma gene encoding AP-1 complex subunit sigma-2 codes for MMRFMLLFSRQGKLRLQKWYVAYPDKKKKKITRELITTILARKPKMSSFLEWKDVKVVYKRYASLYFCCAIEQNENELLTLEIIHRYVELLDKYFGSVCELDIIFNFEKAYFILDELLLGGEIQETSKKNVLKAIASQDLLQEDETPQGFFEDHGLG; via the exons ATG ATGCGATTTATGTTATTGTTCAGTCGCCAAGGAAAGTTGCGTCTACAAAAATGGTATGTGGCATATCCtgataagaaaaagaaaaaaattacgaGGGAATTGATTACAACAATACTAGCGCGAAAGCCAAAAATGTCCAGTTTCCTAGAATGGAAAGATGTTAAAGTTGTCTATAAAAG ATACGCaagtttatatttttgttgTGCAATTGAACAAAACGAAAATGAATTGCTCACCTTAGAAATTATACATCGTTACGTTGAATTATTGGATAAATATTTTGGAAGT GTATGCGAGTTAGATATAATATTCAACTTTGAAAAAGCATACTTTATCTTAGATGAACTATTGCTTGGCGGTGAAATTCAAGAGACTAGCAAAAAAAATGTGTTAAAAGCCATTGCATCTCAGGATTTACTACAGGAG GATGAAACTCCTCAGGGATTCTTCGAGGACCATGGTTTGGGATAA